A single region of the Salvelinus sp. IW2-2015 unplaced genomic scaffold, ASM291031v2 Un_scaffold992, whole genome shotgun sequence genome encodes:
- the triobpb gene encoding TRIO and F-actin binding protein b produces the protein MTPDLLNFKKGWMSKLDENGEWKKHWFVLTDAGLRYYRDSGAEEKDDLDGEVDLKSCVKVSEFDVEKNYGFQIQTREXVVTLSAMTAGIRRNWIEVLRKSVXPSSXPDLTQLPDSSSDKENSRSLASTRRPPSRHGDAGSEITTSTVRRFDCVELSPVPVSSSPLPATQREAGEGQGREHAQXQEERSRDVTSSTWEQVLSRKGPGVGSDPRIRAEEEIEKKWAEFERLPLKEMRSLLPMGSRSSHPANEALQREVASLRQQLERLQGGGWGGGRVGGGSCGREATCGRSLQAMERAHKRSLEELQKQHXRETRELEXDRDRVLREETQDTAQVMETLKKAHREELEREVEKAKRLGGGSANTQTLRTQQQLETQALQRELSGLSERYSQKCLELNGAEQSNWEREKDITRKESELEQLRKENQNLQARLTEEISRMRSIVTGQGSEGVSHDNQDRPSCELEVLLRVKENEVQYLHKEISCLRNELQFLNTEKQSACERYKEVHGELSGMKSRSEREIQSLREHLRLAMVALQEGQKLGNSLEH, from the exons ATGACG CCCGACCTCCTTAACTTCAAGAAGGGATGGATGTCAAAACTGGATGAGAATGGAGAG tggaAGAAGCACTGGTTTGTGTTGACCGATGCTGGTCTGAGGTACTACAGAGACTCTGGGGCGGAGGAG AAGGATGATCTGGACGGGGAGGTTGACCTGAAGTCTTGTGTWAAAGTGTCTGAGTTTGATGTAGAGAAGAACTATGGATTTCAAATACAG ACGAGGGAGGKAGTTGTSACACTGTCAGCGATGACTGCAGGGATCAGGAGGAACTGGATTGAGGTTCTGAGGAAGAGTGTTCYGCCCAGCAGCMCTCCAGACCTTACACA ACTGCCTGACAGCAGTAGTGACAAGGAGAACTCTCGCTCCCTGGCCTCCACTCGTCGACCACCTTCTCGCCACGGTGATGCTGGATCAGAAATCACCACCTCCACTGTACGCCGATTTGACTGTGTCGAGCTGTCACCAGTGCCCGTCTCCTCCAGCCCTCTGCCAGCCActcagagagaggcaggggaggggcAGGGCAGGGAGCATGCCCAATGMcaggaggagaggagcagagatgtGACCAGTAGCACATGGGAGCAGGTGCTGTCGAGGAAAGGGCCGGGTGTAGGCTCAGATCCCAGGATAAGAGCAGAggaggaaattgagaaaaagtGGGCAGAGTTTGAGCGGCTGCCACTAAAGGAGATGAGGTCACTACTGCCAATGGGCTCACGGTCCAGCCATCCAGCCAATGAGGCGCTGCAGAGGGAG GTGGCGTCTCTGAGGCAGCAGCTGGAGCGTTTGCAGGGAGGAggatggggtggggggagggtggggggaggtAGCTGTGGTCGGGAGGCTACATGCGGCCGCAGCCTTCAGGCCATGGAGCGGGCCCACAAACGGTCCCTGGAGGAGCTGCAGAAGCAGCATMCCCGCGAGACCCGAGAGCTGGAGAMGGACAGGGACCGGGTGCTGAGGGAGGAGACCCAGGACACAGCACAAG TTATGGAGACACTGAAGAAGGCCCACagggaggagctggagagagaggtggagaaggcAAAGAGGCTTGGTGGAGGGAGTGCCAACACACAGACTCTACGCACACAGCAGCA GTTAGAGACACAGGCCCTGCAGAGGGAGCTGTCCGGCCTGTCTGAGAGGTACTCCCAGAAGTGTCTGGAGCTGAACGGGGCTGAGCAGAGCaactgggagagggagaaagacatcaCTCGCAAGGAGAGCGAGCTGGAGCAGCTGAGGAAAGAGAACCAG AACCTACAGGCCCGTTTGACAGAGGAGATCAGCCGCATGCGCTCCATCGTCACGGGCCAGGGGTCGGAGGGCGTTTCCCACGACAACCAGGACAGGCCGTCCTGTGAGCTGGAG GTTCTTCTCAGGGTGAAGGAGAATGAAGTGCAGTACTTGCACAAGGAGATCAGCTGTCTGAGGAACGAACTTCAGTTCCTGAACACG